The Candidatus Cloacimonadota bacterium genome contains a region encoding:
- a CDS encoding TerB family tellurite resistance protein: MNLKKLLFQNVAITNSEVKEKDTNRKIQIATCALLLELANADSEFADVEKESIISIIKSNFNLSDNEVNELINETEKELKQSIDLWQFTNLINQNFSNEEKERILEFTWQVIYADGRLDQYEDYLVHKIANLLRLSHEQLIKTKLSVSAPRRKSE; encoded by the coding sequence ATGAACTTAAAGAAACTATTATTTCAGAATGTAGCAATTACTAATAGTGAAGTAAAGGAAAAAGACACTAACAGAAAAATCCAAATAGCAACTTGTGCTCTACTTCTTGAGCTTGCAAATGCAGATAGCGAATTCGCAGATGTTGAGAAAGAAAGTATAATTTCTATAATTAAATCTAATTTTAATTTGTCAGATAATGAAGTAAATGAGTTAATAAATGAGACAGAAAAGGAACTCAAACAAAGTATTGATTTGTGGCAATTCACTAATCTTATAAACCAAAATTTTTCAAATGAAGAAAAAGAGAGAATTCTTGAATTTACCTGGCAGGTCATTTATGCAGATGGTCGTCTTGACCAATATGAAGACTATTTGGTTCACAAAATAGCAAATTTATTACGATTAAGCCATGAACAACTTATAAAAACAAAATTATCGGTCTCGGCGCCCAGACGGAAAAGTGAGTGA